AGAACATCCTCGAAGAAGCGTTCCAACCCATCGCGGTCAAGTTCCAGCAGATTTTGTTTTTGGACAACATCGCCAGCAATGGGCTCACCACTGGTGGTTGTCACACTGGGAATCACCACAAACCCATTCATGCCTACGACCTCATCGCAAAATAATTTCGGTAGCGGCAAAAAAGTAAGCCATCTCAATCGCAGCATTCTCGACCGAATCCGAACCATGGGCAGCATTGGCTTCAATTGACTCGGCAAAATCGGCCCGGATCGTACCTGGAACGGCATCCTTCGGATTAGTCGCTCCTAACAATTCACGATGGCGAACCACAGCATTATCACCTTCCAACACCTGAATCATCACTGGCCCTGAGATCATAAATTCAACCAATGGGTTGAAAAACGGGCGGTCACGATGCACAGCGTAAAAACCCTCGGCCTCACAACGCGACAGCTGCTTATACTTAGCAGCAACGATCTTAAGACCAGCTTTCTCAAAACGGCTATAGATATCACCAATCACGTTCTTCGCGACAGCATCAGGCTTGATAATCGAAAGAGTACGCTCGAGCGCCATGCACAGGATCTCCTGTTGGGCGGGCCACTGATAGCCCGAAAGTCTACATGAAAAAAACCCGCGTCTGAACGCGGGCTTAGCCTATAGTTTTACAAGGGTGAATTCTAGCTGGTCGCAACCCGCTTTGCACACTGCTCACGTAGGCATTCCTGAACCATAAAGTGCAAATATATAATCTCTAGCGATTCGTTTGATTCTTGATTTTGCTTGCTCAGACCTCGAGCAAGGAACATACCCAAGATAACGACTGCACCAGAAAACCCCGCCGTACCGAGCAACCAGCGATGCTAGCATCACATCGGTGAATTTTTAAAAATTCATTATCAATATTTCCAATGATAATTACTGGATTCAATGCGTTTTTTCTGCGCCGTACATTGCAATAGAGAATACTGAACTCATACCACAATTGCAGATCGTATTACGCCAACATTCTAATAACGCAAGTGCAGTTCTAGGAGCGTTCGCCAAGCTAACGCATTAGCTGCTATAGATGAACGTTGGTACCTTTGTGCAGATCTTTCTCCCCGCTTCCCTTAGAACAACAAAAACTTCGGCAAATTTACGTCTGACCATTTTCCCCTCACGTACTACCTAGATTTAACAAAGTGTCCCCCCGTACCAATCGCGATTTCGCCGGTCGGGTAATCTGCCAACCCCAAGAAACATTTTCAAACAGCACCAACTTGACCGACCTTCTAGTCAAAGGCTGCATCGCTTTTCTGCCAACCGGTAATCCTCCTCTCAGGATAATGACACTGCGCACGGTACAGGGCAGACAACGTATTTACAGAACTTAAAGCAAGATATTCAAGGCCATTAGGATAGATAAAGTCGCACCCTCAGCAATTAAAACGTAAGAGACCTGGGTCTAAGGCAAAGTGATATTCAACGCACACCGCCTATACTTAATACTTAGCTAAGGCTGAAGGAGTCACCATGACAGGAAAACCTATCGTGCATCACTTCGATCTCAGCACATCCCCATGATCTATAACATCGTTATCGTTACGTTAAAATGATGTTGATCAACATACAGACTATTCGATGAGGTAAGCACAACATCGAAATCATCAGTATCTTATGCGGCAGAAATGTCAAGTACAGATTCGAAAGAGCGACCGCTCTAACTCGAACCCGAAGATTTCGCCAATGCTTACGCAACAGAACCAATCGCACAGCATCGCAACTCTGTCGTTCTGTACCGACCGGTTTACCCTCAGCATGACACCAGAGTTCCAAGAATCTGGAGCGATTCCAATCACGAAGTAGATCCAAGGCGCTCAGATCATCGCTACCATCCAACCTTCAGGCGACAAGGCGACACCAAAGCATGTTCTTTCATACCCACCCAAACGGCATACTGCCCCGCGTACTCAAAGCATTGATTTCACAGATACCTGACATCGATATCAACACATTGACGGCACCATCATCGGCGACGTAATGCCCCAAGGTGACCCAAGAATGAACTCCGCGCGTATCGGTGTGTTACTCGCCAGCATGTCAAACACCTTGACCGAACAGTCCATCAATCCTTTTCTCTTCCGGCCTGCAGTCCATAGCACCAGTGGCCAATCAGAGCCAGCTGAACAACACCGAGCGGATACTGGCCAGTGAGAGCAAGTCGATATTGATGCTGCTGATCACTGGGTAATCAAGAGCGTGCTCTTACCGAACATATTTGCTAACAACCATGTGGTCATCATCTCCTGTACAGGTATCCTCGCGGAGAAAACAACCACAGGTACGGAGCAGGGGTGTTTGCACTCGCCTGTCACCAGATAAACATTGATCGCAATCGCCACCAGTGAGTTCAAAGATAAAATATCCCGATACGAGGCTTTGACTCACCTATCGATTCAGCCGCCAAGCCCTATTCATACTCACTGGTATTGACATACCTGCTTTTTAAGCGCTTTTACGCGAACAAATCAGAATAGTCGTTACGCTGCTGGATGAAGTATGGAAACCCAGAGAAGGGAGTGTGAAGGTCAAGGCAAACGACAAAAATTAAAAAGCAGTCAATCACAGCAGTGACTCAACACAGTAAGCTGCATCGCTCGTACAGACTACACGGGACATGACTTACAGAAAAAATTGCGCCCCTGGCAACCGTGTACATGCACGTTTCCGGATCGCGACGAAACGGTGTCTGGAAGCCCACAAATTTACGATGGTAAGCCAGATTGAGGTCGAACATATCCTGTGAAGGCGCACACTAGCATGCCGAAGGGGCCTCAAAAATAATCGATCCCAAGGACTCGAGCCTTCCCAACACGGTTTCAATGCCAAACTATCTCTAGCAGTGGGTGCTTCCTGTAATTGATCCTAATCTCAACACAAGCCCAGGGCGTCCAGCAAGCACGGTTCGTTGAGTGTCCATGCGTGACGATACATTCACCAGCAACACTCTTGTGTTCATCTCACTGACCTTGCATTCAAAGCCATGTGTTTGAATTTAAATTTAAACACGACCCAGTCGGCAGCTAAGCAACACGGTGAAACCGCTGCCCCATACAGCGATCAGGTTCCGAAACTGACAGCACACACTTCAACTCACTAAAATAATAATGCCCCTCCAAAATCCAATCGTATTGGTTGTAGGCGAACAACTTCCAGCAACCTTTCTTCGATCGCTATTTTCGATAAAAAATCAGCTTTACCGCACTCTAAGCAATCTTGATGGATAAGCAATCTCTGCAAGCCATATATCCATAAGGCGGAGTAACCCTAACGTTGGTTGCAAGGTGATCGTGTCGAAATAAGGGGCAAGATCTCTATTCATACTCACCCTCAGCAAAAAGCAAGAGCAGCCCAATACAATAATTCTGGATAATCAGAGGTTTCAGTGCAGGTTTACAGAGTGCAGTGCACAGACCAACGATGGTAGATAAGGAAGCAAAAAAGAAACCAAGGAAAGATAACTATGGATAGGCAGCCAACCTCTGTTAGCCGGGCAAGTCAGATCCACCTATGCGTAGGAACGCACCCGCGTGTGTTCGCTGATACAACACATCGCTAGCACCGCAATGAAGTAAAAGGGAAAACATGCGCAGCTTTCTTTACTGCAACGCTCATCATTAACAACATATTTACGCACTTCGATCCTACATTTGACCAGCGGAGCATCCAACCTAGTACACAACCACCGTATGGCAACAGGTCGATGCCTCATCGCAGGCGCTGCTAGAATAGCGGTTCTTCTCCACTCACTGCCCCGCCGGGGCCGTCAGGAATTCGTGAACATGGCAATCAAGGTCGGTATCAATGGTTTCGGTCGTATTGGACGCAACATATTGCGCTCGGCAGTGCAAAACTTCGGTAGCAACATCGATATCGTGGCCATCAATGATCTGCTCGAGCCAGATTATTTGGCATACATGCTGCAATACGACTCGGTGCATGGACGCTTCAAAGGAGAGATCGCAATTGAGGGCAATGACCTCATCCTCAACGGCAGAAAGATACGCCTGACTGCCGAACGTGACCCGGCCAATCTTAAATGGGCTGATGTTGGTGCCGAAATAGTTATCGAATCCACCGGACTATTCCTAACCCAGGAAAGTGCCGGAAAGCATGTGGCCGCTGGTGCCAAGAAAGTCATTATGTCAGCACCTTCCAAGGACGACACGCCTATGTTCGTGTACGGCGTCAATCACAACAGCTACAATGGCGAGCAAATTATATCGAATGCTTCATGCACTACCAACTGCTTAGCGCCATTAGCAAAAGTGATCCACGATAAATGGGGCATTAAGCGCGGTTTAATGACCACCGTACATGCCGCCACTGCTACACAAAAGACAGTCGACGGGCCGTCCAATAAAGACTGGCGCGGTGGCCGCGGTATTCTTGAGAACATCATCCCATCTTCGACTGGCGCAGCAAAGGCTGTTGGAAAAGTGATACCGTCACTCAACGGAAAACTAACCGGCATGAGTTTCCGCGTACCAACCTCAGATGTTTCTGTGGTGGACTTGACTGTCCAGTTAGACAACCCAGCTACCTACGAAGCAATCTGTACAGAGGTGAAGGAGCAAAGTGAGGGTCCGCTGAAAGGCATCCTGAGCTATACCGAACACAAAGTGGTTGCCACCGACTTCCGTGGTGAAACCTGTACCTGTGTATTCGATGCCGAAGCTGGGATTGCACTAGATCCGACCTTTGTCAAACTCATCGCTTGGTACGACAACGAATGGGGTTACTCAAACAAATGCTTGGAAATCGCCAAGGTCATTGCGGCTAAATAAGTTGGAAATCTCAACCAAGAACACTGGAAATCAAATAAACCGATATGGTTTGCCCGTTTACTCCAACCATCGGGATACTGTGGCATTGCTACTTGAAATCCTCCTCATTAAATTGCTACCAACTTTCTATTGCCCGTTTTTTTCTAAAGCGTAAGCAGGGTTTCAATCTTGCAACACGAAATTCTTATATACACTTTAATCTAGAAATCCTTATATTCACCTGAAACATACCTACCTGGCTATATACCATGTGCTTGCAGCGCTTTCCTGGGTAGTTTCCGGACACAATCCGAAGGAACCAAACCACCTCCCGATTTAATTAAAATAACCAGCCATCCAGGGATGGGGATCCTCCCGCTATTCTGGCTGCCAGGGAATACTCGCGCATTGATCAACACAGGCAGCTTAGTCGAGTTTTTGTAGCGGCAATCAGTTGCAGAAAAATCGCCGCACTTGCGTTTACAGTACAAACGTGTTCGAGACATCCGTCTTAAGCGACAAATACCTATTTAATCTCAAAAGCTGCACTGCTGCAGCTTGACGAAGAACAGCTACCATCATGAAGTGAAATGATAAACATGATACGCAAGCCACAATCCATCGTTTGGAGATGGCAGAGAAGATTCTTCGGCAAATTATCCCAGAAGGATGTATTTTAGTTGCAGTCCCCAATGTTCCCTTACAGCGCAGGCAAGCATATACGGCACGCAAAACCGATCTGAATATACCCACCCATTCGCTATGGAATCACTGTTCGGCTTGTTCAGAAAATCATTAAACATTCCCCGAACAAGCCCCTCAAACCCGCCGTAAACATATGCCCCATCATCGATATCGAGCCAAACACGCTCTCAAGTGAACCCCAGGATCTTAAATCCCTAAAAATCAAGCAAAAGGATCTTGCAACATAATCGTATGCTCACGATCCGGGCCGGTGCTCACAATACCAATCGGACAACCAGCGAGCTCTTCCAATGCACGCAGGTAAGCACGGGCCGCTGGAGGAAGTTTGTCCCACGCAGTAATGCCATGAGTGTTCTCGTTCCAGCCTGGGAATTCCAAGTACACCGGGGTGCATTCCTCCCAACCCTGTACATCTAACGGAGCGTATTCACTACGTTTATCGTGGTACTCATAGGCAATACAGACCTTAAGCTTATCCATTCCATCCAGAACATCCAGTTTGGTGATACACAAACCGGTAATACCATTGATGGCAACCGCACGCTTGAGTGCAACAATGTCCATCCAACCACAGCGGCGCGGACGACCGGTAGAAGCACCGTACTCGACCCCACGATCTCGGATACCCTGGCCGATCTCATCATCCAACTCGGTAGGAAATGGCCCCCCACCGACACGAGTGGCATAAGCCTTAGCAATGCCCAACACATAGTCAATACCCTGCACACCAACACCAGCGCCATTGAGGGCACCACCAACCGTCGTGTTGGAGCTGGTCACGTACGGATAGGTGCCGTGATCAATGTCCAGCAATGTGCCCTGAGCACCCTCAAAAAGCACACGCTTGCCTTGCTTGCGCAGGTCATGGAGGATGCCCGCAACATCCGACTTCATCGGCTCGACGTATTCCCCAAACAATAACACCTCGTCATAGATCCGCTGAAAGTCCACCGCATCCACACCGAAATATTTAGTCAACACAAAATTGTGATAGTCCAGCGCAGCACGTAGCTTCTGCTCCAATTGATCTGGGTAATGAAGATCAGCCACACGAATACCACGGCGACCGATCTTGTCCTCGTACGCCGGCCCAATACCGCGACCGGTAGTACCAATCGCCCTGCCACCAGCAGCCTTCTCACGTGCTTGATCCAGGGCAATGTGATATTCCATGATCAACGGCGCAGCGGGCGAAATCTTCAAACGGGAGCATACCTCCAAACCGGTCTCTTCCAGCCCCTCGATCTCCTCTCGCAATGCGGCTGGCGAGATGACTACACCGTTACCAATCAGGCATAGCACACCCTCTCGCAGGATTCCAGATGGAATAAGATGCAAAACAGTCTTCTTACCGTTGATAACTAAAGTGTGACCAGCATTGTGACCTCCCTGAAAGCGCACAACCGCGCCAATTTCCTCGGTGAGAAGGTCGACGATCTTGCCCTTACCTTCATCGCCCCACTGGGCACCGAGCACGACAACTGACTGACCCATGACGGGTAACTCCTCAGATTTTTCTGGCACCGATCAGGACCACAGAATAGAACATACACGTATCTGTTAGTCGCCTTTGGGGGAAGCATCATCAAAACACCTCAGACACCGCGATGATCGCGATGTCTGGGAAGTAACATTAGCCATACCTGATGCATTATCCGGGTTTCGGGTGACCCAGGGGCACACTCTGGCTCCTAAGAAACCCGACTGACACCACCCTTTAGTGACGTAACCACCACAACACAAGTAATCCGATACTAAGTACGAACACGCCGGACAGTCGCAACTGAACCAAAGGGAGATCCAACAACTGCGTGGCCAGACGTTTCCACAAACCGGGCGCGGCAAACAAGAACAAACCTTCCAAAACAGCAACAAGACTCAAGGCAACAAACAGGTCGTACATAAAAACACGGATGTGGTTAGAAACCATGGGATGCAACGTTCTTGGTTGCTCCTACTCTCACGCAAAACAGAAAGAAGATGAAACCGCTGCCTGTCATAGCTTGGCAGTCTGTCTCTCACATACGCGAAGGCATAAGAGCAACGGAACACCTGCCACTCAATGATCGTTCTTGAAGTACTGCAAGAACGGATCGTTCTTGTCGAGTACGATGACACCATTGCCATCAGCCATACCGTTTCGGTAAGCCTCCAGACTGCGGTAAAACCCGTAGAATGCAGGGTCAGCAGCACCAGCGTGACCGTAGACACGCGCAGCCTCGGCATCACCTTCACCGCGCAACTTCTGGGCATCGCGCTCGGCATCAGCGATCAACACAGTGGACTCCCGATCGGCCTGGGCACGAATGCTCAATGACCGCTCCTCACCCTCAGCACGCAGCTTGGCAGCCTCTTGCTTACGCTGGGCACGCATACGTTCGTAGACGTCGCTGATCACCTGACTGTCAACTGGCAACTCAATCTGCTTGATGCGGAGGTCAACAATATGCACACCTAAACCTTTAGTGGCTGCATTAATGCTTTTCAATTGACCAGCAATCAACTCGCTACGATCGCCAGAAACCAACTCCTGCAAGGTGCGCGAGTTAATTTGGTTACGCAGTGAGTCAGTGATGATAGGTGCCAAACGGGCGGTCGCCTGAGACTCGTCGCCACCGGTCGCACGGTAAAAGGAACGCACATCATCAATGTAGCCAATCGCGAAGAAATCGACACTGACATCCTTCTGTTCAGCGGTGAAGTAACGTGCGGGCTCAGTGGCCATCACCTTGAAACGACGATCAAACACGCGCACCGACTCAACCAGCGGGATTTTGAAATGTAAACCTGGCTCCAAGTCATAACGCACCACACGACCGAGATTGATGACCATCGCAGTCTGATCCTCGCGCACCACAAAGGTCGAGCTGAACAAACCAAGAAAGAACACAACCGTAACAACAATCCATAAGGAATTCTTCATAGGGCAGCTCCTTCACGGCCTGCAGGACGCGCAATGCGCTGCGGATTACGGATGTTCTCATTAGACGGCTTGTTAAGAGAGTCGGGGATCAGTACATCCTGCGAAACCGGCGGCGTATTGCCCCCGCCCCCCTGAAGCGTGGCAGCCGGTAAGCGCGGCAGATCCGGCGATATCGGCACATAAATCAACTGACGGCCATCGGCACCGATCACCTTACGATTCTGTGTCAGCACCTGTTGCACTGTCTCCAGCCACAGACGTTTACGGGTAACCTCAGGGGCGTTCTTGTACTGAGCCTGCAGAAGAGTGAAACGGTCAGCATCTCCCTGTGCACGTGCAATCACAGCCTGCTTATATCCATCAGCCGCCGTGCGAGTACTGGCTGCGCGGCCACGGGCCTCAGGCACAACCTTGGCGGCATAGGCCTGAGCCTCATCAATAAGGCGCTCACGCACCTGCTGAGCACCATTAACCTCATCGAAAGCCGACTTCACTTCCTCCGGTGGGCGTGCGTCTGGCAAGGTCAAACCAGTGACCAACAGACCAGTACGGTAAGCATCCAGTGATGCCTGCAGACGCTCTTTGGAGGCAGTAGACAAGGGACCACGATTATTGAGTACCGAGTTGAGATCGGATCGGCCCACTTGTTCACGGACCGCGCTTTGGGCAGCCTGCACCAGCACTTCGTTAGCATTACGCGAACCATACAAGTATAAGTGCGGGTCACTGATCTGGTACTGCACATTGAGCGTGAC
This region of Xylella taiwanensis genomic DNA includes:
- the ndk gene encoding nucleoside-diphosphate kinase, with the translated sequence MALERTLSIIKPDAVAKNVIGDIYSRFEKAGLKIVAAKYKQLSRCEAEGFYAVHRDRPFFNPLVEFMISGPVMIQVLEGDNAVVRHRELLGATNPKDAVPGTIRADFAESIEANAAHGSDSVENAAIEMAYFFAATEIILR
- a CDS encoding adenylosuccinate synthase; the protein is MGQSVVVLGAQWGDEGKGKIVDLLTEEIGAVVRFQGGHNAGHTLVINGKKTVLHLIPSGILREGVLCLIGNGVVISPAALREEIEGLEETGLEVCSRLKISPAAPLIMEYHIALDQAREKAAGGRAIGTTGRGIGPAYEDKIGRRGIRVADLHYPDQLEQKLRAALDYHNFVLTKYFGVDAVDFQRIYDEVLLFGEYVEPMKSDVAGILHDLRKQGKRVLFEGAQGTLLDIDHGTYPYVTSSNTTVGGALNGAGVGVQGIDYVLGIAKAYATRVGGGPFPTELDDEIGQGIRDRGVEYGASTGRPRRCGWMDIVALKRAVAINGITGLCITKLDVLDGMDKLKVCIAYEYHDKRSEYAPLDVQGWEECTPVYLEFPGWNENTHGITAWDKLPPAARAYLRALEELAGCPIGIVSTGPDREHTIMLQDPFA
- the gap gene encoding type I glyceraldehyde-3-phosphate dehydrogenase, producing the protein MAIKVGINGFGRIGRNILRSAVQNFGSNIDIVAINDLLEPDYLAYMLQYDSVHGRFKGEIAIEGNDLILNGRKIRLTAERDPANLKWADVGAEIVIESTGLFLTQESAGKHVAAGAKKVIMSAPSKDDTPMFVYGVNHNSYNGEQIISNASCTTNCLAPLAKVIHDKWGIKRGLMTTVHAATATQKTVDGPSNKDWRGGRGILENIIPSSTGAAKAVGKVIPSLNGKLTGMSFRVPTSDVSVVDLTVQLDNPATYEAICTEVKEQSEGPLKGILSYTEHKVVATDFRGETCTCVFDAEAGIALDPTFVKLIAWYDNEWGYSNKCLEIAKVIAAK
- a CDS encoding DUF2065 domain-containing protein, which codes for MVSNHIRVFMYDLFVALSLVAVLEGLFLFAAPGLWKRLATQLLDLPLVQLRLSGVFVLSIGLLVLWWLRH
- the hflK gene encoding FtsH protease activity modulator HflK, with the protein product MSWNIPGSKGKDASESQHRGSGPLRGGGNGGVFGKIPGPLKDLLEVGILSWVLIGVVLIVLFSSVQLIGEQQRGVVLRFGQFVRVLQPGLSLKWPWPLESVHKVNATEIKTFGKQVPVLTRDENIVNVTLNVQYQISDPHLYLYGSRNANEVLVQAAQSAVREQVGRSDLNSVLNNRGPLSTASKERLQASLDAYRTGLLVTGLTLPDARPPEEVKSAFDEVNGAQQVRERLIDEAQAYAAKVVPEARGRAASTRTAADGYKQAVIARAQGDADRFTLLQAQYKNAPEVTRKRLWLETVQQVLTQNRKVIGADGRQLIYVPISPDLPRLPAATLQGGGGNTPPVSQDVLIPDSLNKPSNENIRNPQRIARPAGREGAAL
- the hflC gene encoding protease modulator HflC — its product is MKNSLWIVVTVVFFLGLFSSTFVVREDQTAMVINLGRVVRYDLEPGLHFKIPLVESVRVFDRRFKVMATEPARYFTAEQKDVSVDFFAIGYIDDVRSFYRATGGDESQATARLAPIITDSLRNQINSRTLQELVSGDRSELIAGQLKSINAATKGLGVHIVDLRIKQIELPVDSQVISDVYERMRAQRKQEAAKLRAEGEERSLSIRAQADRESTVLIADAERDAQKLRGEGDAEAARVYGHAGAADPAFYGFYRSLEAYRNGMADGNGVIVLDKNDPFLQYFKNDH